DNA from Nymphaea colorata isolate Beijing-Zhang1983 chromosome 4, ASM883128v2, whole genome shotgun sequence:
TCTCTTTGTTAATAGATAATATACTATAGTAATGATTTGACCAGTCAATCAGAAAAGGCCTGTATTTAGATTCAGAAAATTTACCTGTTACTTTTATGGTAGTTTCCCATTGGGATTTCTGGAATTTAAGTTCTGTTTATGTTTCACTTTGACAGGCAATTGGCTACTGCTTCACCGGGCATTCCGttatttgaaatatatgttACTGTTAATACCAAAGGAGAATACTTGCAGCAGGTAAACACTTGTTGCTTGAGGTAGTTGTCATCAGCTTATTTTTTGGTGAGCGTATGCAACTGTTGAAAATATTTAACAATTACTAACTTGCTATATTAAGCCCCTTATCTTTAGTATGAATATAtactacttatttttttttccaggttAAGTGTTCTCAATGCACAGGCTTTCACTTATTTGTGGAGGCTGCTCCATAGTACAAACTCCTATGGTTTTCTTGTGTGATTAAATTCACATGTtatcatattcatgaaatataaattaacaaatgaaaaataccaaaatagacaaaaagaaattaCCAACTATTATTTTGTTGTATCCAGACTGTCTCCTGGACCTGCAGTGTCCAGACTTTAGACTGAGTCCACATGGCTGCAGTGCCCCGCATGACATAGGTTATCGGGTCTTTCTTGGTGAGGTTTTCAAAGCTTCTTCGGCAAAGTTGTTCTTTAAGAAGATCTAGGTAAATATAAAAAGATAGATGTTATAATAATACTAATACCAGTAGTGGAGAAACTTATGAAATGAAGATTTTTATactattttttacaaaaatactgATAAAGTTTCaatatagtttttaaaaatttaacataaGCAAGAAATGAAATGTATACAAATACATTGGAAAAGAATTTTGAGAATGAAAATATTACAATATTATCATGATAAGTATTTTTTGGTggcattttgaaaatgtaatgAAATTTTCCCTTTCAAAGCAGCTTATGTTGTTTTTATGCTAAAAGACTCTTTTGTGGTAAGCGATGCATAGGCCTCAAACCAGCATAGATTTTgacttggaagttggaacctTTCAGGCTAACCCTTCTTGCCAGTTGCCAGGTTTGTGTTGCCCTTGTGGTTAACACCAGCCCAACATCAGGAAAAGTTGCTGCCCATGGGAATCTGGTATAAATTTTCAAGACTGCCCATGGGAATCTGGTATAAGTTTTCAAGACAGAAAGAATCAATTGGCAGGGCAGTGAATAGATGTTAAAAATTGCTGAAGAAAAGATCTCTAATTGGCTAgattttatatattcaaaaagtGTATGCTTCAAGTTTAGTGatagcttcaatttttttaaggacAAAGTCCTAACTTTATGTTAGTTTTCTTATAAaacattttatcttttatttatgttttttatctCAAACTTTTCTTTAAAGAGCTCGTAAAACGTTTGATTTTTCACAACTTTTTATAAAATACCGTGTATGAAAGTCCTTGGTTGGTCATGCTGCTTCATAGGTTTATCTTACTTTTGATCAAGTGTCCTTGTTCTATAGTAATTTCTTTGCATGCTACTGCAAAGTGCAGTATATCAGCAATTGTGGAATGTGGATTTTGGGTTCTGACTTCACCAAACACAAGTGTGGGACAGTCTTATGGCATATTGTGCACTAAGGCCCTACACTtccattttatttgtttccccCTGGTATCCTCTAGGAATCATTGTGTCTGCATTTATTACGTCTTCCAGTCATATATAATTTGGTGATAAACTCAGTCTGCTTTCCCAGGCAgtctacttgaagaagaatagAGACAATGGCTTGGATTTCCCAGCCATGCCTTCTAAGTCAATGGATGATGGTGACATAGACTTGACGATTAATTCggctgaagaaaaagaaataaaaagtgcAGAATCTCAAGAGGAAGGTGATGATGTCGAAAATAAGGATGACAATGACATTGATGTAACTGAAGGATTAACGGGTGTGCTCAATATCCTACGAGACATGATACCTGGTGCAAAGATCAAGGTTTTGAAAGTTGTTGCGCCTGGAAAAGTTGATAAGGATTTGATCTCCAAGGTGTTTGAACAGATAATAGAagaggaggatgaagaagaaaaggacatGGAATTGACACCTGCTGGGTCATCTGATGAGGTAAATATGGAGAGTGGACAAGATGAGTCTCAAAGTGCAGGAAGCAACGATAGTGCTGAAGATGAAAACCAGATTGCAGTGAAACTAGTGATTGGTGGACTTGTTCGGAAACTGTCAACTAGCAAGCCTAGTGCCCCAACTCGAATGCCAGCCAAGCTTGAAAGAAGAAACCGattatcttttctgtttcacATAGAGAAGGATGAAAGTGAACAAGAAATTGGTGCATCTGTAGGGAAAAGTGTAAAACGTCCTGCACGTCGACGTATTGGGCTGGTTACATCAGACTTTGCAAAGGTCCTTGCAAGAGGGGACAAGGTTCCTGGGAAGgttggtttcttcattttctttctataggTTGACAGATAGTGCTTCTACCATGTTCTCACCCTATTGTTTCtcatttgtgtatttttctaaaaaaaaaaccctgctTGGCATTTGGAATGTATGCCTAGAGCATATCAGTTCATTGGTGTCAGGGCTCCATGGCAATTGGGATGATCATCAGTAACACTGGTCTGTCACAGTTGAAGCCCTAGCCTGCTTGACAGTTTCATTTTCTAGGACATGGTAGAGACTGAAGCTATATATCCCTGGGCTCATTTTGTAAGCATGCAACCACTTACATGGCTAATAGTTGTGCACCCGTGTGATATTTATCATGAGTCTATAGTTTATATTCGTATGAACCATTAATTCTAGTTCCAGACATTGTATTCTGGATTTCGTTTGAAGGTGTTATCTAAAGTTTGATCCAGATGAATTAGGTATCAGTCTAAGATCCGTTAGTAACATGTAACAGCTTGATGTTTACAGTGGTGAAACTCGTTCAGGTTCTTAAGGACGTTGGGGATTTTATAAACTTTGCCTTGAGCCAATTCCACAATCGGCAAGCTCTATCTGGTAGCACAGTTTTTCATCGCATAGAAATACCAACAACGCGAGATCCACTGAATGGTAACTATCCTTTTATTTATCCTGGACTGAGATGTATTTTCagcttttctcattgttttcaTCTTGTCCCTTtaattgctttattttttatgacGGATTTTTGGGTGCAGGTCTATATGTTGGTGCACATGGTCCTTACAGTTCGGAAGTTATTCATCTGAGACGCAGATTTGGTCAATGGAGAGAAGATGGCGAAGATCCGAagtctcaaaatcttgaattcTATGAATATGTTGAGGCTTTGAAAATAACTGGAGATCCTTATGTTCCAGCTGGTCAGGTATTTAAGGGCCACTGAGTACAGATATATCCAAATGATTTTACTTTAGTGTGCAGGTTCCTTTTTCTATTGATGTTGCTTATGGTCATCTGAAGTTAAGCATCTTCTTTGACAGTAATTTTCTTATGTCTTTCCTTGAAGCAGTTGGAAGCTTTAGTGTTCGTCTTAGCTAGTTCCACAGCCATTGGTCTCCCTATTGTTGAAGCTATTAATTTCTAATTGAAGCTACAGGTTGTGGGTGGCTGAAAGAGGTAGTTGGATGGTTATGTTGCATTATCATAAGCtctggtgattgattataagaTCCTAAAAAATTGGGAACTTGCAATAAGTCATTGTCAGAAAGTGCATTGGTATATCCAAGTGACTCATTCACCATTTGATCCCCTTTGTAGCTATACATTAGCCTGTCGATCCCGCATCAGCTACCTCTTTGTGTCCCTTTAAGCTTGATTAATCTAGATTGGGTCATTAATAATTTCTGATGGTTATATGATTATCAGCATTCATAACACAACGAGCTCAGGATCAGTAAGACTAGTTGGTCGTGGTGTTTCCAGATAGGATATAGACATCTTGTCACAAATAACAGCCTCCCGTTGACTATCACAGATTCACAAGGCATATCTTGCCATATTAATGGTCTTCTCGTGATTCTTGTGAAAGttttacaattaaaaaaaaaagtaaagggaGAAGAAGCTATTTgtcaaacaaataaatgaaattttcatgatGGAATCATGGTATTTTGGGATGTTCTGACAAAAGATTGAACATTGGGTTATTTTATCAGTTTctcttttatgttgtttttccaATAACTTGCAGTAAAAtagcaaaattttcaagatcttgCTGAGACCTATTTCTATGGATCATGGATGTGTAGAACCtacatgcatatgtgtgtgGGACATGAATCTGTGATGGAAATGATATCATTatgcggagagagagagagctctggGCATAGTTACCTTATAGGTAATATCACCCTAGAAACAAGCGTACCCTCTGACCATCAAGATGGTGCTAAATCCTGAGATAATCTGGTTTCATGTTTTTAATTTGCTACTTATGAAGTCATAAAATTTTGGAAGACGGGGTTGTGGAagagcaaaatgttcattttattCTTGTCTGCCTTTTGCAGGTTGCATTTCGTGCAAAAGTTGGCAAACACAATCAGTTACCACATAAGGGGATTATTCCAGAAGAATTTGGAGTGGTATGCTAAACTTGTTATTATAGCCAGACGTGCACATACATCATGGTCcaactttcaaattttctatCTAAACGGTTGCAATTTTAAGCGTGTAACTCAAAACGTTTGCCTAGGTTGCTCGTTACAAAGGTCAAGGTCGGCTTGCAGAACCTGGTTTCAGGAATCCCAGGTGGGTTGATGGTGAGCTTGTCATTCTCGATGGAAAGGTACTTGGGTTCATCTTTCCCTGCAGATATTCTTATTTCAATTTTTGGCTTTTGATGATTTTATCAACTCCCCTTCGGTCCTTACTGCTGCTTGTTTTCGGTGGGTGTAGTACATAAAGGCTGGTCCTGTGGTGGGTTTCGTGTATTGGGCCCCAGAATACCATTTCCTGGTGTTCTTCAACCGGCTGAGGCTTGAAGACTGAATTTCATTATCTTGCTCGTTTACATGGATGAAGGCTGAACTGTTTATTTCAAGGTGCGTGTGATTCTTCTCTCAGCCGAAGAGTGCTCCGTGCATAAAATTTGTGGAAAATAAAGACAATGCaaagggaggaaggaggaggagcacCATCTTGTGTTATGGTTGTGTTTATAGTTACACAGTTGATTTAGGTGTGCTTGCGTGGTTTGACATAATATCTAATTTGTTTTTGATCTATTTACAGAAGCATCAGCAGTTCCTTCACCCTTGATGTTAGTGTTGATTACTTCCTTGCCTGCTAACTGTACATTGAAGGTGGACTTCGCACTGATGAGTCAAGGATCACCAAAATGCATCTCATTGCGCCAAGGGTTTCTTCTAGCATCAACTTTTTCAGAAGTTTTGCCGCAGGCTATATTGTACATAGCTTCCCCCTGCATATGAGAAAGCAAAGATTGTAGGCTCCCTTGTTGTAATTTTgctcttattttttaatgaatttctAGATTGCAGTATGCATCTATTATTTTTCCTTCTGATCTTGTTGTTCCATCTATATCTTTCGGCTGCTAAAACAAGCAGCAGCATTAGCAGTTGTATACATCGAATCAGGCCTTCCATATTGACATGACAAAAGATTATCATGGTTCCAGCGGAAACTTTTTCCTTTGGTCTCCTATCGTGTTTTGTTGCAGAAAGAACGGGAGAAAGTCTCTCTGTTATTCACGTTTCTTGCTCGACAATTTCTGCTAGTTGCCGTATCATTACTCCCAGACTAAGCATCTCCGGTGGGTTTGATGAGGCAAGGCCAAGTCCAATAAATGTCAGGGCTTTTGTCCCCACGCTGAAAGACCCTTCAATCTGGAGGTGACAAGGCCATCTTTTACGGTGGGGGCCCTACTGTGACTTCCTCTTTATCAACAAGCATACAAGAGGCCAGCTTCCAAATGCAGCATCTTTCTAACGCAGCTAGACGTGGGCCCTCTACGCACATGGACCGCTAActcagttttgttcttttcatgttcagagagagagagagagattattagGAGGACCCATCGGCCAACTTATATACCACAACCTAAAAGCCAATGATGTGTCAAATTTTTCATGGTTCTGCTTGTAGTTTAAATATTGTATTGAGCATTTTAGTTAAAGAAGAAACGATGTCATCCTTGAGAATTGGGGTAATTTGGAGTTTGCTAATGAATGGATCATGCTGATTACCTTTACGTGAGCTGCAGGTTAAAGGATGGATAAGGACAACCATGCTAATTTTAAAAAGCATCATGAcatcaaagaataaaaatgtAGATGACTACAGAGTTTTGTGTTCTTAAGCAAATGAAGAAACTGTCTTACCCATGCTTTaactttttgttatttcatttattgTCACAAGGATAATATCATAAGGCATCAACTAGCGTGATGCCTCGAAGTTTCTAAGTCATACCTGCTTTTGGTAAGATGCTGCTATGACCACTCCATCATGGTTCGGTTGCAGGTAGCTGGTTAGATTACTTAGGCAAACCATGCAACTtgatcatcaacatcatcatcagaTGTCTTCTTCAATGGCGGTCAAGTTGCACGCTTTGCTACTGTAATCTCCACGTCCTGACCAACCACCTGGAACGGAACCCCCATAGATGctgaatatgatttttctttataatcTGGTTGACATCATACACGTTATCTTAGTGTAATTGGCATGGtgttcaacaagaaaaaaactttaGCTAAGCGAACTCTAAACCTAACTGAAGATCACATTTGCAGGTCCAATCtataaaagaaaaccaaaccaGATGGCGCCGCACATACACAAACGCAAACTTAGGACAGTTCTTTCCCGACCCTTCTTGCTCCAAACATGAAAACAACTTGTCACGGGGTAAAAGACACAAAGAGTAAATCAAGTTGCAGCTTGCGGATCTCGAGCTCGTGGCTTGTTTGGTTATCACGTGAATGCAGTCACCTTTGCTAAAACCGTGACCAAGTTCACGATTCCAGCCAGCGatgcctcttctctctctctctctctctcacacacacacacacacacatatatatatatatatatatatatatatatacacacacacaatttaAAGACCTTAAATTCAAATACTACAGTTTTCTCTTGCAAGTTGGGAAATCATGCTTGTGTCATAgtggtgaagaaaaagaagagtagAAAGAGATGATGAGTGAGGCTTACGCATCACACACCGCCGTTGGTTTACAA
Protein-coding regions in this window:
- the LOC116252588 gene encoding protein EXECUTER 1, chloroplastic, whose product is MASVSLPHLSYAPIDHASHNPSHLLLRVAPPSPSPRNFLSPPHQKRLCAASRLSGFPSCRCAGRTNDQPLDSSSSGGEFGWHLSDKQLRDIAGKVADPFVQAARSAGKRFQDYLNSYRGGTEKAEEVAVPELEEEVQWDWDRWKRHFAEVEEQERMVSVLKAQLRDAVQREDYDEAAKLKVAIAAAATNDTVGKVVSHFNRAVKEERYEDAAFIRDEAGAGLLGWWFGISENSSDPYGRIIHITAAHGRYLAKSYSSRQLATASPGIPLFEIYVTVNTKGEYLQQAVYLKKNRDNGLDFPAMPSKSMDDGDIDLTINSAEEKEIKSAESQEEGDDVENKDDNDIDVTEGLTGVLNILRDMIPGAKIKVLKVVAPGKVDKDLISKVFEQIIEEEDEEEKDMELTPAGSSDEVNMESGQDESQSAGSNDSAEDENQIAVKLVIGGLVRKLSTSKPSAPTRMPAKLERRNRLSFLFHIEKDESEQEIGASVGKSVKRPARRRIGLVTSDFAKVLARGDKVPGKVLKDVGDFINFALSQFHNRQALSGSTVFHRIEIPTTRDPLNGLYVGAHGPYSSEVIHLRRRFGQWREDGEDPKSQNLEFYEYVEALKITGDPYVPAGQVAFRAKVGKHNQLPHKGIIPEEFGVVARYKGQGRLAEPGFRNPRWVDGELVILDGKYIKAGPVVGFVYWAPEYHFLVFFNRLRLED